Proteins encoded within one genomic window of Bacillus thuringiensis:
- a CDS encoding ABC transporter ATP-binding protein has protein sequence MKKPIIATSNLCKSFSMGKEKLDVINNLNLEIYEGDFTIIMGSSGAGKSTLLYALSTMDKYSDGKVKLLGRDITSFSEDQIANIRKNEIAFIFQGINLLPDMNLIENVAYNGYGKLKSKKSVNEKALSLLKKLGLENDTYKYPSEVSGGQKQRTAIARALINEPKIIFADEPTGALNSSMGNIVLDILTQLNNEGQSIVMVTHDIKAATRGNRIVYLKDGRTDGELSLDKFGVGNLKEREEIVYKFLKDRNW, from the coding sequence TTATAGCAACAAGTAATTTGTGTAAAAGCTTTAGTATGGGAAAAGAAAAATTAGATGTCATAAATAACTTGAATTTGGAGATATACGAGGGTGATTTTACAATTATAATGGGAAGTTCAGGTGCAGGGAAATCCACACTACTATATGCGCTAAGTACAATGGATAAGTATAGTGATGGGAAGGTAAAGTTATTGGGGAGAGATATCACTTCTTTTAGTGAGGATCAGATTGCAAATATCAGAAAAAACGAAATAGCATTTATATTTCAAGGGATTAACTTATTACCTGATATGAATTTAATTGAAAATGTGGCTTACAATGGTTATGGTAAATTAAAAAGCAAAAAATCGGTAAATGAAAAAGCATTATCTCTATTAAAGAAATTAGGATTGGAAAATGATACTTATAAATACCCATCGGAAGTATCTGGAGGGCAAAAACAAAGAACAGCGATAGCTAGAGCATTGATAAATGAACCTAAAATTATTTTTGCGGATGAGCCAACAGGAGCACTGAATTCATCAATGGGAAATATAGTTTTAGACATATTAACGCAACTTAATAATGAAGGACAAAGTATAGTTATGGTAACTCATGACATAAAAGCGGCTACTAGAGGAAATAGAATAGTCTATTTAAAAGATGGAAGAACTGATGGGGAATTAAGTTTAGACAAATTTGGGGTAGGTAATTTAAAAGAAAGAGAGGAAATTGTATATAAGTTTTTAAAGGATAGAAATTGGTAA
- a CDS encoding MFS transporter, protein MEKMLRNEILLDEKSIDRMVGKNMSFLVLGQLVSLLGTSIYTFAMGLYILKLTGSGLNFAITIALGTLPRVILGPISGVVTDRFDRKKLIIMMDLLSGLVVISLFAVSNYDSLRLIYIYISTFLLATCSTFSETPLEASIPNLVDEKRLTKINSINQAVVSISSIAGPSIGGAVFALINIKLFLLINGLSFIITGLLNIFIDFKAKEKIDGIDKKNNEASNDNVKNSFFEDLGQGIAYIRSQTWLVVLGSFTIFFNMFFIIGITVTVPYIAVNVWEVSSSQLGILEAMFPLGMIVGSVITYLLPESKKNYKRIMSCIAVASFGMLFTGILTCTKIVTLDTNLYFKISIIILIILAVSSVAYNIPFSVSLQKNVPNEMLGRVRGVIFTFVTGLTPLGAVIGGALVDRVYPWLLPMVCGIIMVILTFIMSRVKVLKAI, encoded by the coding sequence ATGGAAAAGATGCTACGGAATGAAATACTTTTAGATGAAAAAAGTATTGATAGAATGGTTGGGAAAAACATGTCTTTCCTTGTACTGGGTCAATTGGTTTCATTACTTGGAACTAGTATTTATACTTTTGCCATGGGATTGTATATATTAAAATTGACAGGATCAGGTCTAAATTTTGCAATTACTATAGCGTTAGGAACTTTACCAAGAGTTATATTGGGACCAATCTCAGGTGTTGTTACAGATAGATTTGATAGGAAAAAACTAATAATAATGATGGATCTATTAAGTGGATTGGTTGTTATTTCTTTGTTTGCAGTAAGTAATTATGATAGTTTGAGATTAATATATATATATATATCTACTTTTTTATTAGCAACGTGTAGTACTTTTTCGGAAACACCATTAGAGGCGTCTATTCCGAATTTGGTAGATGAAAAAAGGTTAACGAAAATTAATTCAATAAATCAGGCTGTAGTGTCAATTTCATCAATTGCAGGACCAAGTATCGGGGGAGCGGTTTTTGCATTGATTAACATTAAGCTATTTTTATTAATCAATGGATTATCGTTTATTATCACAGGATTACTTAATATTTTTATTGATTTTAAAGCTAAAGAAAAGATAGACGGCATTGACAAAAAAAATAATGAAGCAAGTAACGATAATGTGAAAAATAGCTTTTTTGAAGATTTAGGACAAGGAATAGCGTATATTAGATCCCAGACATGGTTAGTTGTATTAGGAAGTTTTACAATATTTTTTAATATGTTCTTTATAATTGGCATTACAGTTACGGTTCCATATATAGCTGTTAATGTTTGGGAAGTATCATCTAGCCAACTAGGTATCCTAGAAGCGATGTTTCCTTTAGGAATGATCGTTGGTTCTGTTATTACATATTTATTGCCAGAATCTAAAAAAAATTATAAAAGGATAATGAGTTGTATAGCAGTAGCCTCATTTGGAATGCTTTTTACTGGGATTTTAACATGTACTAAAATAGTAACTCTTGATACGAATTTGTATTTCAAAATTTCGATAATTATATTAATAATTCTTGCTGTGAGTTCAGTTGCATATAATATACCTTTTTCAGTATCACTGCAAAAAAATGTACCCAATGAAATGTTAGGTCGGGTAAGGGGAGTTATTTTCACTTTTGTTACGGGGTTAACACCGTTAGGTGCAGTTATTGGGGGAGCTTTAGTGGATAGAGTATATCCGTGGTTATTACCTATGGTATGTGGAATTATTATGGTAATACTTACATTTATTATGAGCAGGGTAAAAGTACTTAAGGCTATTTAA
- a CDS encoding 4'-phosphopantetheinyl transferase family protein translates to MGANSIIYALKLDFNIEQSQYNKLLTKLTHERQCRVKRFRGREDAIRCIFADVLAKYAVHKFSGCKVEEVEKRIGKNGKPILIFPKNVHFNVSHAGRWVVCIVDEEPVGIDIEGIQEIDLEIAKRFFTKDEYDYIMQPIKISEQRKRFFQIWTMKECYVKATGEGLSKSLQSFSVCIDNLNVKIIQANSIEQYRKWQFEQCIIDENYILSAASFKKTEKIIFLESSVFLRESIKIP, encoded by the coding sequence GTGGGGGCAAATTCAATAATCTATGCATTAAAGTTAGATTTTAATATAGAACAGAGTCAATACAACAAGTTACTAACAAAACTTACACATGAGAGACAATGTAGGGTTAAAAGATTTAGAGGAAGGGAAGATGCTATCCGGTGTATTTTTGCTGATGTATTAGCAAAATATGCTGTCCATAAATTTAGCGGATGCAAGGTAGAGGAAGTTGAAAAAAGGATTGGAAAAAATGGTAAGCCGATTTTAATTTTTCCAAAGAACGTACATTTTAATGTATCGCACGCTGGGAGATGGGTTGTATGTATAGTAGATGAAGAGCCCGTAGGCATTGATATTGAAGGGATACAAGAAATTGATTTGGAGATTGCAAAACGTTTTTTTACTAAAGACGAATATGATTACATTATGCAGCCCATAAAAATAAGTGAACAGCGAAAGCGATTTTTTCAAATATGGACCATGAAAGAATGTTATGTTAAAGCCACTGGAGAGGGGCTAAGTAAGAGCTTGCAATCTTTTTCTGTTTGTATTGATAATCTTAATGTGAAAATTATTCAAGCAAATTCTATTGAACAATATCGTAAATGGCAATTTGAACAATGTATTATTGATGAAAATTATATTCTATCGGCAGCAAGTTTTAAAAAAACTGAAAAAATTATTTTTTTAGAATCAAGTGTATTTTTAAGGGAGAGTATAAAGATACCATGA
- a CDS encoding thioesterase II family protein: MKKIKLICFPYAGGSSNIYNEINEFLSEKVEFVAMELPGRGTRFAEKSVTTIDEMVNDALLWFNKIQPQNYAIFGYSMGSIIAYEFYYKLLQNGFKPPQHMFIAASEPTGVKRESRGVAKMSDSEFINFIRSMNGTPKEVFDNQELLDIVVPIIRADFLAIDEYNYKPRNLQISCDVTVLAGEEDTISKKNILLWDKYVQNGCEYQFFKGDHFFIKDSYKEIAELINTTLVDR; the protein is encoded by the coding sequence ATGAAAAAAATAAAATTAATTTGTTTTCCTTATGCAGGTGGTTCTTCCAATATTTACAATGAGATTAATGAGTTTTTATCTGAAAAGGTAGAGTTTGTTGCTATGGAACTACCAGGACGGGGGACTCGTTTTGCAGAAAAATCTGTTACTACTATTGATGAGATGGTAAATGATGCTTTACTGTGGTTTAATAAAATTCAACCACAAAACTATGCAATTTTTGGTTATAGTATGGGCAGTATAATTGCGTACGAGTTTTATTATAAACTATTACAAAATGGATTTAAGCCGCCACAACATATGTTTATAGCAGCCAGTGAACCGACTGGGGTTAAAAGGGAATCCAGAGGGGTTGCAAAAATGTCAGATTCGGAGTTTATTAATTTTATACGGAGTATGAACGGTACACCAAAAGAAGTTTTTGATAATCAAGAGCTACTTGATATCGTCGTTCCAATTATTCGTGCAGATTTTTTAGCTATAGATGAATATAATTATAAACCTCGTAATTTACAAATAAGTTGTGATGTTACAGTTTTAGCTGGAGAAGAAGATACTATCTCTAAAAAAAATATTCTCTTATGGGATAAATATGTTCAAAATGGTTGTGAATATCAATTCTTTAAGGGGGATCATTTTTTTATTAAAGATTCATATAAGGAGATAGCAGAACTTATTAATACAACCTTGGTAGATAGATAA
- a CDS encoding FusB/FusC family EF-G-binding protein, which translates to MEAFIRSDQYNFIKSQAYILANGHATANDRGVIQALKSLAIEKIIHVFENLTDEQKELIDTVLTVQNREDAESFLTKINPYVIPFQEVTAQTLKKLFPKAKKLKLPDMEEMDMKELSYLSWIDKGSSRKFIIAKNEKNKFVGLQGTFQSLNKKSICSLCHGHEEVGMFLVEIKGDVPGTFVKKGNYICKDGVACNQNMKSLDKLQDFIERLKK; encoded by the coding sequence GTGGAAGCTTTTATTAGAAGTGATCAATATAATTTTATAAAATCACAAGCTTATATTTTAGCAAATGGGCACGCAACGGCAAATGATAGAGGTGTCATTCAAGCGTTAAAATCATTAGCGATTGAAAAAATAATACATGTATTTGAGAATTTAACGGATGAACAGAAAGAGTTAATTGATACCGTATTAACAGTTCAAAATAGAGAAGATGCAGAATCATTTTTAACGAAAATAAATCCGTATGTCATTCCGTTTCAGGAAGTTACAGCGCAAACATTAAAAAAATTATTTCCTAAAGCGAAAAAGTTGAAACTTCCTGATATGGAAGAAATGGATATGAAAGAATTATCTTATTTAAGCTGGATTGATAAAGGTTCAAGCAGGAAATTTATTATAGCGAAAAATGAAAAAAATAAGTTTGTTGGTCTGCAAGGAACATTCCAAAGCTTAAATAAAAAGAGTATTTGTTCATTATGTCATGGGCATGAAGAAGTTGGGATGTTTTTAGTTGAAATTAAAGGTGATGTACCAGGAACTTTTGTGAAAAAGGGAAACTATATTTGCAAAGATGGTGTAGCTTGTAATCAGAATATGAAGTCACTTGATAAATTACAGGATTTTATTGAGCGATTGAAGAAATGA
- the msrA gene encoding peptide-methionine (S)-S-oxide reductase MsrA: MSEKTYELATFAGGCFWCMVKPFDELPGIHKVLSGYAGGHVENPTYEQVKAGISGHLEVVQITFDPSIFPYEKLLDLYWPQIDPTDDGGQFFDRGPSYRTAIFYHNETQKELAEKSKQALAESGMFKEPIVTEIRPAAPFYEAEEYHQHFYKKNPEKYATEQKESGREDFIKENWQKK; this comes from the coding sequence ATGTCCGAAAAAACATACGAACTCGCAACCTTCGCAGGCGGTTGCTTTTGGTGCATGGTAAAGCCATTTGATGAACTTCCTGGTATTCATAAAGTACTTTCCGGCTATGCAGGTGGTCATGTAGAAAACCCTACATATGAACAAGTAAAAGCTGGTATATCTGGTCATTTAGAAGTTGTACAAATTACATTCGATCCTTCTATTTTTCCATATGAAAAATTACTAGATTTATATTGGCCACAAATTGATCCAACTGATGATGGCGGACAATTTTTTGACCGCGGTCCATCTTATCGCACTGCTATTTTTTATCATAATGAAACGCAAAAAGAGCTTGCTGAAAAATCAAAACAAGCTCTTGCAGAAAGCGGTATGTTTAAAGAGCCAATCGTAACTGAAATTCGCCCGGCTGCACCTTTTTATGAAGCCGAGGAATACCACCAACATTTCTATAAAAAGAACCCAGAGAAATATGCTACTGAGCAAAAAGAATCTGGCCGTGAAGACTTTATAAAAGAAAATTGGCAAAAGAAATAA
- the ilvE gene encoding branched-chain-amino-acid transaminase yields MGNQYIYMNGEFVEKEKAVVSVYDHGFLYGDGVFEGIRSYGGNVFCLKEHVKRLYESAKSILLTIPLTVDEMEEAVLQTLQKNEYADAYIRLIVSRGKGDLGLDPRSCVKPSVIIIAEQLKLFPQEFYDNGLSVVSVASRRNTPDALDPRIKSMNYLNNVLVKIEAAQAGVLEALMLNQQGYVCEGSGDNVFVVKDGKVLTPPSYLGALEGITRNSVIELCERLSIPCEERPFTRHDVYVADEVFLTGTAAELIPVVKVDSREIGDGKPGSVTKQLTEEFKKLTRERGVRVPGLAESLL; encoded by the coding sequence ATGGGAAACCAGTATATTTATATGAATGGGGAGTTTGTAGAAAAAGAAAAGGCAGTTGTTTCAGTATATGATCACGGTTTTTTATACGGAGATGGTGTATTTGAAGGGATTCGTAGTTACGGTGGAAATGTATTTTGTTTAAAAGAACATGTAAAACGATTATACGAATCGGCAAAATCTATTTTACTTACAATCCCACTGACAGTTGACGAAATGGAAGAAGCAGTTTTACAGACACTTCAAAAAAATGAGTATGCAGATGCCTACATTCGCTTAATTGTTTCAAGAGGAAAAGGGGACTTAGGACTTGATCCGAGAAGTTGTGTGAAACCGAGCGTTATTATCATTGCAGAACAATTAAAATTATTCCCACAGGAATTTTATGATAATGGACTAAGTGTTGTATCTGTTGCATCAAGACGTAATACGCCAGATGCATTAGATCCACGTATTAAGTCAATGAATTACTTAAATAACGTACTTGTAAAAATTGAAGCAGCACAAGCAGGAGTGCTAGAGGCTCTTATGTTAAATCAGCAAGGATATGTTTGTGAAGGATCTGGAGATAATGTTTTCGTTGTGAAAGATGGAAAAGTGTTAACACCTCCGTCATATTTAGGGGCATTAGAAGGCATTACGAGAAATAGTGTTATTGAGTTATGTGAGCGACTGAGTATCCCATGTGAGGAAAGACCATTCACTCGCCATGACGTATATGTAGCGGATGAAGTGTTTTTAACAGGAACGGCAGCAGAATTAATTCCAGTTGTAAAAGTTGATTCAAGAGAAATTGGAGATGGGAAACCAGGAAGTGTAACGAAACAATTGACAGAGGAATTTAAAAAGTTAACGAGAGAAAGAGGCGTACGTGTTCCGGGACTGGCGGAGAGCTTACTGTAG
- the ilvB gene encoding acetolactate synthase large subunit, which translates to MEQHTTREKLQCEDVTGAGHVIQCLKKLGVTTVFGYPGGAILPVYDALYGSGLNHVLTRHEQAAIHAAEGYARASGKIGVVFATSGPGATNLVTGLADAYMDSIPLVVITGQVAKPLIGKDGFQEADVVGITVPVTKHNYQVRDVNHLSRIVQEAFYIAESGRPGPVLIDIPKDVQNEKVTSFYNEVIEIPGYKLEPMPDSRKLREVAKVISEAKRPLLYIGGGIIHSGGSDELIQFARENRIPVVSTLMGLGAYPPGDSLFLGMLGMHGTYAANMAVTECDLLLALGVRFDDRVTGKLELFSPHSQKVHIDIDPSEFHKNVTVEYPIVGDVKKALHMLLHMSIHTQTDEWIQKVQKWQEEYPLSYEQTESELKPQHVINLVSELTNGEAIVTTEVGQHQMWAAHFYKARKPRTFLTSGGLGTMGFGFPAAVGAQLAKDGELVICIAGDASFQMNIQELQTIAENNIPVKVFIINNKFLGMVRQWQEMFYENRLSESKIGSPDFVKVAEAYGVKGLRATNSIEAKQVMLEAFAHEGPVVVDFCVEEGENVFPMVPPNKGNNEMIMKRWEE; encoded by the coding sequence ATGGAGCAGCATACAACACGTGAGAAATTACAGTGTGAAGATGTGACAGGTGCCGGACATGTTATTCAATGTTTGAAAAAATTAGGTGTAACGACCGTTTTCGGTTATCCGGGCGGAGCGATTTTGCCAGTATACGATGCGTTATATGGAAGTGGTTTGAATCACGTTTTAACTCGTCATGAACAAGCTGCCATTCATGCGGCAGAAGGATATGCGAGAGCTTCTGGAAAGATCGGGGTAGTCTTTGCTACCTCTGGACCAGGGGCAACAAATTTAGTTACGGGCTTAGCGGATGCTTATATGGATTCGATTCCTTTAGTTGTTATTACAGGGCAAGTTGCAAAACCTCTCATCGGAAAAGACGGATTTCAAGAAGCAGATGTTGTCGGGATTACAGTACCTGTTACGAAGCATAATTACCAAGTTCGTGATGTGAATCATTTATCACGTATTGTACAAGAAGCTTTTTACATCGCCGAAAGCGGGCGACCAGGACCCGTATTAATTGATATTCCAAAAGATGTTCAAAATGAAAAGGTAACAAGTTTTTATAATGAAGTAATTGAGATTCCAGGGTACAAATTAGAGCCTATGCCAGACAGTAGGAAGCTTAGAGAGGTAGCTAAAGTAATTTCCGAAGCAAAACGTCCACTTCTTTATATTGGAGGAGGGATCATTCATTCGGGTGGTTCTGATGAACTTATTCAGTTTGCGAGGGAAAATCGTATTCCTGTCGTTTCCACTTTAATGGGACTTGGTGCATATCCGCCGGGAGATTCGTTATTTTTAGGAATGCTCGGTATGCATGGAACGTACGCTGCAAATATGGCAGTAACAGAATGTGATTTACTACTTGCTTTAGGTGTCCGCTTCGATGATCGTGTAACAGGGAAATTAGAACTATTTTCTCCGCATTCCCAAAAAGTACATATTGATATAGATCCTTCGGAATTTCATAAAAATGTAACTGTGGAGTATCCAATTGTGGGTGATGTGAAAAAGGCATTACACATGCTGTTACATATGTCTATTCATACACAAACAGATGAATGGATTCAGAAAGTGCAGAAATGGCAAGAAGAATATCCACTTTCATATGAGCAAACAGAATCTGAGTTAAAACCACAGCATGTGATCAACTTAGTAAGTGAATTAACGAATGGTGAAGCGATTGTTACAACAGAAGTAGGTCAGCATCAAATGTGGGCTGCTCATTTCTATAAGGCGAGAAAACCTCGGACGTTCCTTACATCTGGTGGACTAGGAACGATGGGTTTTGGTTTCCCGGCAGCAGTTGGTGCTCAGCTTGCGAAAGATGGAGAACTCGTCATTTGTATTGCAGGTGATGCCTCTTTTCAAATGAACATTCAAGAACTACAAACAATTGCTGAAAATAACATCCCTGTAAAAGTATTTATTATAAATAACAAATTTTTAGGGATGGTAAGGCAATGGCAAGAAATGTTTTATGAAAATCGTTTGTCAGAATCAAAAATTGGATCGCCAGATTTTGTGAAAGTGGCAGAAGCTTATGGAGTGAAAGGATTAAGAGCGACAAATTCAATCGAGGCGAAACAAGTGATGTTAGAAGCATTTGCTCACGAAGGTCCTGTCGTAGTTGATTTTTGTGTAGAAGAAGGTGAAAACGTATTTCCGATGGTTCCGCCAAACAAAGGGAATAACGAAATGATTATGAAGAGGTGGGAAGAATGA
- a CDS encoding ACT domain-containing protein, with protein sequence MSHTFSLVIHNEPSVLLRISGIFARRGYYISSLDLKERDTSGVSEMKLTAVCTENEATLLVSQLKKLIDVLQVNTL encoded by the coding sequence ATGAGTCATACTTTTTCACTCGTTATTCATAACGAGCCAAGCGTCTTATTACGTATAAGTGGGATTTTTGCTCGGCGTGGTTATTATATTTCTTCTTTAGATTTAAAAGAAAGAGATACTAGTGGTGTTTCTGAAATGAAACTCACAGCAGTTTGTACTGAAAATGAAGCGACATTACTCGTTAGTCAGTTGAAAAAATTAATTGATGTACTGCAAGTAAATACATTATAA
- the ilvC gene encoding ketol-acid reductoisomerase produces MKTYYEQDANVDLLQGKTVAVIGYGSQGHAQAQNLRDSGVEVVVGVRPGKSFEVAKADGFEVMSVSEAVRTAQVVQMLLPDEQQAHVYKAEVEENLREGQMLLFSHGFNIHFGQINPPSYVDVAMVAPKSPGHLVRRVFQEGNGVPALVAVHQDATGTALHVALAYAKGVGCTRAGVIETTFQEETETDLFGEQAVLCGGVTALVKAGFETLTEGGYRPEIAYFECLHELKLIVDLMYEGGLTNMRHSISDTAEFGDYVTGSRIVTDETKKEMKRVLTEIQQGEFAKKWILENQAGRPTYNAMKKAEQNHQLEKVGAELREMMSWIHAPKELVKK; encoded by the coding sequence ATGAAAACGTATTATGAGCAAGATGCAAATGTAGATTTATTACAAGGGAAAACTGTTGCGGTAATTGGATATGGATCTCAAGGTCATGCACAGGCGCAAAATTTACGTGATTCTGGTGTGGAAGTTGTAGTTGGTGTTCGACCAGGTAAGTCTTTTGAAGTAGCAAAAGCAGATGGATTTGAAGTAATGTCTGTTTCAGAAGCGGTTCGAACCGCGCAAGTTGTACAAATGTTATTGCCAGATGAACAGCAAGCTCATGTGTATAAAGCAGAAGTAGAAGAAAATCTTCGTGAAGGACAAATGTTACTTTTCTCACATGGATTTAACATTCACTTCGGCCAAATTAATCCGCCAAGTTACGTAGATGTAGCGATGGTTGCGCCAAAAAGTCCAGGTCATCTCGTTCGCCGTGTATTTCAAGAAGGAAATGGTGTTCCAGCATTAGTCGCAGTGCATCAAGATGCGACGGGAACAGCGCTACATGTAGCGTTGGCGTATGCAAAAGGTGTAGGTTGTACACGTGCGGGTGTAATTGAAACGACATTCCAAGAAGAAACCGAAACGGATTTATTCGGTGAGCAAGCTGTACTTTGCGGAGGGGTAACTGCACTTGTGAAAGCTGGTTTTGAAACATTAACAGAAGGCGGATACCGTCCTGAAATTGCATACTTTGAATGTTTGCATGAATTAAAGTTGATCGTGGATTTAATGTACGAAGGTGGTTTAACGAACATGCGCCATTCTATTTCAGATACGGCAGAGTTCGGGGATTATGTAACAGGATCGAGAATTGTTACAGATGAAACGAAGAAAGAAATGAAGCGTGTTCTGACAGAAATCCAGCAAGGAGAATTTGCAAAGAAATGGATTTTAGAAAATCAAGCAGGACGTCCAACGTATAATGCGATGAAAAAGGCAGAGCAAAATCATCAGTTGGAAAAAGTAGGGGCAGAGC